A part of Magnetospirillum sp. genomic DNA contains:
- a CDS encoding amino acid ABC transporter permease, whose product MTRLAVLAVPAKSSDASAVTGFFSGWSLAIVVATFLLTLAAAPALAAPARASVVELLLKWMPLILFGPAGQFGGFALNILVSFLAMTIGTAFGLLLGIAQVSDSRTLRTASWAITQFFRNSPWLALLFFVTFLLPFEFTMLDVKVPMPGWLKATIGLSLPVMGNVSEIVRGAVRSVSATQWEAAEALAFSRRQTLWMVILPQTIKRMTPPWMNWYAILTMSTPLISIVGVADAMSLAQAALNAEKHEGLLLPMYAMLLCFFFLYCYPIARMTARLERRFNVTQ is encoded by the coding sequence GTGACGCGGCTCGCCGTCCTGGCAGTGCCTGCCAAGAGTAGCGACGCATCGGCGGTCACTGGTTTTTTTTCGGGTTGGTCTCTCGCGATCGTTGTCGCGACGTTTCTTCTCACGCTTGCTGCCGCGCCTGCGCTCGCTGCCCCGGCACGAGCGTCGGTCGTCGAACTTCTGCTCAAATGGATGCCGCTGATCTTGTTTGGCCCGGCTGGACAATTCGGTGGTTTCGCACTGAACATTCTCGTAAGTTTTCTCGCGATGACGATCGGTACGGCGTTTGGTCTACTGCTTGGGATTGCGCAGGTTTCAGACTCCCGCACCTTGCGGACGGCTAGTTGGGCGATCACGCAATTTTTTCGGAACTCGCCTTGGCTGGCGTTGCTTTTTTTCGTCACGTTCCTTCTTCCGTTCGAATTTACAATGCTCGACGTGAAAGTGCCGATGCCAGGCTGGCTCAAGGCGACGATCGGGCTTTCGCTACCGGTCATGGGCAATGTTTCGGAAATCGTGCGCGGCGCTGTCCGATCGGTTTCGGCGACACAGTGGGAGGCAGCAGAAGCGCTCGCCTTTTCGCGACGGCAGACATTGTGGATGGTTATCCTTCCGCAAACTATCAAGCGTATGACCCCGCCCTGGATGAATTGGTATGCGATCCTCACCATGTCGACGCCGCTGATTTCCATCGTCGGCGTTGCGGATGCGATGTCGCTTGCCCAGGCGGCGCTCAACGCAGAAAAGCACGAGGGACTTCTGCTGCCGATGTACGCGATGCTTCTCTGTTTCTTCTTTCTATACTGTTACCCGATCGCGCGAATGACCGCGCGGCTCGAACGGCGCTTCAATGTCACGCAGTAG
- a CDS encoding amino acid ABC transporter permease, producing MDILADLGLFVRDSIGWNFSVLYDPFDRRQFLKGILGTIRLGVVCVVLSLVVGAAGAMMQGASSRLVRAIAQGYVQFFRNTPPLVQLYFFYFGIGPLMPEVINEWGVPQPVLGSFGWAVVSLSLFAGAYNVEIFRSGIEAVPRSTVEAAEALGYTRLQAFRYVVLPLGFRVCLPALNNNLINLVKTTSQAYAIAVPEILYAAAQIYADRLNVREMMIVMLLTYVSVVAFLVWAMTSWERRLRIPGYST from the coding sequence TTGGACATTCTAGCCGATCTGGGACTCTTCGTTCGGGACAGTATCGGCTGGAATTTTTCGGTGCTGTACGATCCGTTCGACCGACGCCAGTTCCTCAAAGGAATTCTGGGCACGATCCGGTTGGGCGTTGTTTGCGTCGTGCTATCGCTCGTCGTGGGCGCTGCCGGTGCAATGATGCAAGGCGCATCGTCGCGATTGGTTCGCGCAATCGCACAAGGGTACGTTCAGTTTTTCCGCAATACGCCGCCACTTGTGCAGCTTTACTTCTTCTATTTCGGAATTGGGCCGCTAATGCCCGAAGTCATCAACGAATGGGGCGTGCCTCAGCCGGTTTTGGGAAGCTTCGGTTGGGCTGTGGTTTCTCTGTCGCTGTTTGCAGGCGCCTACAACGTCGAGATTTTCCGCTCTGGCATCGAAGCCGTGCCGCGTTCAACGGTCGAAGCGGCCGAAGCGCTCGGCTACACACGCTTGCAGGCGTTCCGGTACGTCGTGTTGCCGCTCGGCTTCCGGGTGTGCCTTCCGGCGCTGAACAACAATCTGATCAATCTTGTCAAAACTACGTCTCAGGCTTACGCGATCGCGGTGCCCGAGATTCTGTATGCAGCCGCTCAAATCTACGCTGATCGCCTGAACGTCCGAGAGATGATGATCGTCATGCTCCTGACGTATGTCTCGGTCGTTGCCTTTCTCGTTTGGGCGATGACGAGTTGGGAGAGGCGCCTGCGGATCCCGGGATACTCGACGTGA